Below is a genomic region from Henckelia pumila isolate YLH828 chromosome 3, ASM3356847v2, whole genome shotgun sequence.
taaatataatttaaattttattaaataaaaaaattaaataaattcaaaaattaacaaaccatcattaaatttaattttcaaatttatattaataatatttagaaCAAAAAAATATTCCTACAAGTTaaactatataatttttatttaattaataattaataacaaaaaaaaatcataataatatattttcatattaaaaatatcataatattttaaaattattaaatccaaaaatattataaacttaaattagggataaaatattgtttatataatataaataatataattatatattattaatatatatatacatgtatattttatatttatatttaattatatttaatatatatatttttggccgGTTTGGTCGAGACCCGCCGAACCTGCATGTGAAGCCGCTTGGCCGAGTCTAAACTCGTCCGCCGGACCGAGTTCAATGCTGaacccattgtcatccctagaTGGAATGCAATATGGTACAATACAATTACAGGACGATGGAATGCGACGGTGGAAGGTTGTCTATAGATTTTACATTTTTAATCGTgacaaatatataaatatttaataactttatttattaaaataaaattataagttttaataagaatattatattttttttacatataaaatttaatttttaatgaaTCCAATCCGTATTTACATTTATAATGTATATTTATTAAGCTCTTTTAAACTTGATAAAAACTCGAATATGCTCGTGAACCATGATATATTCGTTGAATAAAGCTCGAGTTCAACTCGATTATAAACGAGTCAAACTCAGACATTCAAAACTTCAGCTCGACTCGACGTGACTATATCCCTAGCAACAATATTCAATTAAAATCTCAAGAAATGTTACCATTGATACAATAGGTGATGCTAAACTAGAAGGCCATATGACCGACATAATTCACCACCATTACCATTTCATTCAAAAATCTAGCTTGAAGATCACACTTTCAAGTTACCCTTTTTGAGTCGTAATAATGGTAACCTAGTTGGTCCAACATCAAGCTACATTCATGTTCGAATCAACAAACATGGTTCTGAGAAAATGATTACTCTTGTACGCTGACAAACTCAATTACGATACCTGCTGCTGCGGTCCCTATCACGCTCTCGTTCCCGCCCATATTCTCTGTTTCGATCCCTTTCTCTGAGCCTGTCTCGTTCTCTACTTCTATGCCGAACCCTCTCCTCGTCACGCTCTCGCCCCCGCTCTCTACTTCTTTCTTTCCTGTCCCTTTCAGCAGTACCTGTCAATAACGTAACATTGTCATAACGTTCAATAAATCGACGATGTAACTCATGCAACACAAATGCCTTTCCAGCGATTATGCTCTCTTCATTTGACCAAGTTAACTACTAAGCAAGTGCTTTATGGAAAATGAGTTCGCCTTATGTTGACTATAAACATCATTCCTTCGTAGATCATCAGAGAAATTGTACCTCTAACCTCACAGCCAgatcaaaaaaatataaaactgAAATCTTAATACCAATTTCTAAAGACCACCAATTTCCCCGCAATAAAAAATCAGTTTGAGCCAAAAAGTTGCAAAAAATTCCAGGTCAATTCTCAGTAGACATGCGGTAATAAACACTAAGATTGTAACCATAACAATAGCATCACCATCACTTGCAATGATGCAGTTTACGTATAGACTGTCTGGATGATCACCAGCATTTTGGTTTCTAAGTTGCTTGGCAGGAAGGAGTTTGTGGTAGCAAGTAAGCTTCGCCTGTGGCTGATATGATAGATTGAAGAAAGTGGAAATATGATGCAAACATTCCTTTATTATGATATTAACCATTTTAAACATCTAAGGACATAACCAATTGATGAACTACAAAAACAACTGCTGGAGTAAATTTAAGCGAAGCAACCAGGGTACCAGGCATTTTTAAGGTGAAAATGAAGTTTTGCAGTTTTTTGGGGGTAAATTCAAAGTTTGCCTTGACCCAAAAGAATCCCATGTAAAGCACGCCAAGCGGTTTGTGCACATTCTGGAGCACTCCAATGGGTGATGCTCTGTCAAAGAGAAAATGGATGGATGGATGGATGGATGGATACAGTATCCCCCCTTCTTGCAGGACGGGGCATAATCAGACATCCAAATTTATTAGTCGGAGAAAAACAACAAACCGAGCCAGATGCTCTCCATTCAGAAAAATGTCATtccctaaaaaaaatattctcaacGAATGAAATCATTATAAAGAAGCAACTAGACATATTGAAATCTAAATAGATTTACAGTAATTCAAATGGCCTCCACCGGAAGTAACTTGCTACCCTAAGCTGTTTTGCTAGGTTAAAGATAATTATCTCCTCATTCCTTTCCCTTCAGCattgtttcaaatattttgttcaTAGGTCTTTAATCATTGTACCACTTACGGTATAGCAAAATGAAAAATGTAAGATGCCAACAAAAACATCCACATAACTTGGTGACATAAATCAAATTGTGTGCTTACGTAGGCCAGAAGAAATTGCAGAATAGACATGCACAATATTTGGTCAAGTCCATTTGTCTCACAAAACGTAACATTACGCACTGAAAAAAGATGTATTCAAATTAAATCAGAAGGGGACACAATTCACAGAATCATAAAGTACCTAGTTCTTCAACCTCCCATCCAGCACGTCCAACACCAGGAACTCCTAGAGCATTTTCAGTTTGTTGTGTTTTAGAACGGAACTTCTTTTTAAGATTTCCAAATTCATCGTACATCTCACCATCATCCTGATATCATGGAAAGCAATTTGATTAATAGCCTCGATCGCATACCCCTGCATATCTAGGAGAAAGTTTTCACTACCTCTTCGGCCTCTCGTCGGCGCCGTTTGGTCTCTTCTATTTCTTCCTCATCTAGTTCTTTGTAGCCTCCGCCACGCCCACCTCTAGAAGTGAATCAAAATATATTACCAAGATCAGCATTCTGCTAATATGTGAGGAAGAAGGTACAAACCCATCCAACTATACAGTCCTCTCCGACTCAAAAGATTTTACACATGATAATTTGAGGGAGGAAAAAAACAGAGCAATCAATTATATATTCATCTCTGTAACAAGATCATTCGACAAGAAATTTCAGAGTTTACAGTTAAAAACCTATTGCTTCAATATCAGAAAGCCCATGTAGTGGTATAAAATTACAGAAGAACAAAAAGCAGACAGCCAAAAGGCTAAAAACATAATCCATATACCTCACACCCCCCTCGCTGTGTCCAGGTTTGTTAGTGTTGCAGATGTTACATTTTAGGCGCTTTGCCCAATTAATGTTTCCACACCTGAGGAAAACAGGCACAAAGTTAATACTTTCAGTGTGCAAGAAACATGCATGCCAACACAAAAAGCACAGAAAGAACCATCTTACTGAGAGAGTCAAAATTAGTTATTAGCCAAATCTTGCAGGCAATAATCCATTGCAGTACAAAATCTAACACTTGaataattctcaacaacaaCAGAATCGGCAATCTATATTAATGtcgaataaaaaatatatgaataaaagaaaaggaaataaCCAACAGCCATCACAAGATTTCTAATCCTCCTGATTTAATCCTCATAAAAAATATCATACCAAAAGTATTTCACCGTTCTTCAGAAATTCCAATAAAAGATCCAAAGCAGGATGTCGATTGGGTTTCCACTAAGTCGGTTTCCAGTGACCTAAATATCAGAATGTGTGAAGATAATCCTTATCCATTAACTGGTCACTGGTGGGATAAAATGCACAAGTAGTTAATGGCACATCCAGAAACGAGAAAATCCTGCCTATATTGAGAAATCTTGGTTGCTCAGGATGCAAAAATTGACATAACCAGTTATAAAGAAGGTATGTCGATTACTTTTTCTTGTATATTCTTTTCACTCCACGCAACACTTCTCAAGTGCACCACAAGCCCCATTTTTAATCACCAAATATCCAGCAAATACCAGAGTGTTGCATCAAATTTCCGAGGAGTATTTTGTCACTCTTAAATCTTAATGCACGTCTCTTATATGCAGTGAAGAAACCAGATGTTCTTCACTATAAATTATAGAAATGTGCAAGGACAAATCTACACTCAGTGTCTCAACCTCAACTTTCACTAACCAAGTTTAGAACATGGTTGGATAATACGTAGGACAAAACACAAACCAACTGCATCGATTGTCATTCCCTACTCGAGTGCGATATACTATAGTTCATCCGTCATCGGAGAAATTCTACTTCTTCAGAATCAAACAAAATAAACCACTATGAGCACAGTAAAAGAAGATACACAAGTATTTGAACACGATAAAAGGAAAAGGATGTATTACATGGGGCAAGGCCAGTCATTTGGACCAAAAAGCCCTCCTCCAGTACCACCAACTGCATGATTCTGGCCTCCTAATTCTTGCCCATCTCGGCCCCTACCTCGACCACCTCCGGTGGCACCGCCGGAGGACGCTCCAGCAGGGCGTGCAGTTCCACAGCGGTTGCACGCACCTCGAAATGCAAAGTTTACATTGCCACAACTGCTTCCACCAAAAATTATAAGAAGCTAGTAGCAGAATTCTACCTGAAATATGAAATATCACAGGGCTTAAAAGAGCAAGAAAGAGCCGCTCACCAATAATCACATCACAGACCTTGTATTCGTACATAGCCAGTCTCCATCTTGCTGCCACGCTTTACCTCTGCCTCTTCCACCCCCATCATTCAAATCCTTAGCTGCTTCCTCAAGCTCAATGGGATCACTACCCTGAACTGAACCAGCTTGATTCCCAAGGTCATCTTTGTTCTTTGACTCTGCCAGAAAAACTCCAATTACAGCTCCATGGAAATCTTTGTTGTTAAACCATTCAACTGCAGCTGCGGCTGCATGTGGATCCTCATACGTGACTGTGGCATCACCTTTGGGCTCATTTGTCACTTTATCATGGTACAACCATATCTTGGGACGTCCACTTCGTTTGTCTTTCTATAGAGCAAAAATACAGCCAACGAAACCAAAAGATTgagatcatattaacaatcatGATAATCACAAGTGCAGACAAGAGCACATACCATTTTCAGGTCTACTAATATCAATTATCAAGTAACCACGAAATTGGCGTTTTGATGGAGAAAGtccttaaaaattttaaaaaaagaacagAACAGAACAAAACCAACACATCACAGCATCAAacctatttttttaaataaaaaaacacttaaaattCCGAACTTAATAAGCTACTTTGCAAGCGATGTCCTGTATTGTAAACAATAGTAGATCAATAGGATACCTTGAGCAAGCCAATTGTACCAAAGTGCTCCGCCAACATATTCTCATCCGTCCCCGGGGGCAAATTACAAACGTAAACAACCGCGTTCATGGAGGCTCCTTTGCCAGAATATTTCGACATTTTACTCCAATTTCATGAAGCACAGCAGCAAAAATAAACAGTGAATCCTGTATTCACCCCCTGGATTGCGGTAGCCAGCTAAACACAAGGTAGGAAATATAAAACttgtaaaatttcaaaaaaagaaAGACCAAATAATCATAACCATTGATACGTATCGCTGGTGATCAGCGAAACAGTGAACCTACTGACAACGTCCAAGCACCATTTTCCCCAGCGACTCCGGACTGGTGGGTGATTAGGTTTAAAAGTAAAacaattgaaataaaaaaaagtatAATGATACAAGTAGAACCTGATCTGTCCGGTGATGCTCCGCCGCCGCCGTTGTACGCCGTCGAGAGACGATGGAGATTGTAATGGAAATTGACGGAAAGTTAGGGACGAACTCTAGGAGATAAATGACTCATAAATCTTGAGACGAGATGTAATTTAAAATGTTCATAGGAGGTTGTTCCCGTCATATATCGTGGATCGGCCCATCTAATATTGTTCAAGCCCAATAGAAAATCCGTGCTGTTCAGACCATGACTAAATGGGCCCAGGTCATAATAATTTTGTAAAAGTTCTAGTATTCAAAGTTCAAGTATCTAAACAATCACACTCAGACAGATATGTATATCATGAATGCAATACAGGTATTTGGAATTGGAATATGAATAATTTTGGGCCAGAAGTTGTTCATATGAATTGGGTCAATTATAAGCCCAAAAAATATTACAACTTTATGTACTAAATTATAAGGGGCTTGTCATTGGTAATTTGGtatgatattttaatgtaaGTGGCGTTTGGTtggaaattattttatatataaacttGGGTTtaccaaaaaaaatatgttaataataaattttataatttaacgTATCCTaattttatatgcatatattgagaaatatatataagaaaTTTAATATCTATCTAATTTATAAATATAGAtgtttattcttaaaaaaatccatattaatTATGTGATTATATACACATGTATACTTTTGATATGGTGCTTAGTCACTATGAACATTTATATGAATACTGTTTATATGACGTAAGACTTTTATTTCTAATAGATGGATGTCACCTCAATTAGTGTTCATATAAATGGCATCGATATTCATCGTATCAAAACTGTGTGGGTTAATGGCTTTTAAGTTTGGTGAAGTACTTAACAAAAGTTTGGTCATTAtatggaaaaaaataattaaattaatggcaACTTTCTGACCAAGGAGTGTGTCGTACGTAATTCCAATTCCCTCCTTTGCATTAAGAAGGCTGTCATGTCAAAATTTGATCAACTTTTTGGTTTTCCCTCATtaactttaatatatatatatatatatatataattatgttttCTGTCTAATATATAAAGTCACTTGGCATAAGCACCACTTTAGCAAGGTCTCATCTCTCATGTCAGTTGTCAcccataaaatataaaattttaaagtgatatatatatgttcaaTAATCTAAATTATGAGTTATATCTATCGATATAATTACATTTCTAAAAGTAGGGATGATCGCGGTGTAGTTTtgcagttttttaaaaaaatttatattgaatTCCTATTCGCTATCGGTTAATTTCTAGAAAAAAAATCgcgattttatatgtaaaattagTATGGTGGTTTTCGGTCGGTTtgcgatttttttttaatgatcaaatagaatttaaaatgttaaagcatatattaaaattgatttgaaaacaataaaactaaaatgtcttaaatataaaatatagttTAAATCATAGAAAATTAAAACtaactaaaataataatcaagGTTCAAAATCAAGTTAATAATTGATTACAACAAGATATTTACAACAAAAATGACATTTTCACTATGATgtaatttttttacttttaacaaaatattcattgcaaaaattaaaaatactctaATAAATACCAGAGTATGTTAAATATCATTTACTATTTAcgaaaaatatgattattttttcAAGGACCAATGATTTCTTTAGTTGAATTTTTGTACAAATAAATAACTCTGGGTCAATTACTATGACAAGCGGTTTGGTATGGTTtttgaccaaaaaaaaaaaaatagatgcaCCATGTATACGGTGTggtttatgattattatttttaatagcgatttttagaaaaatgaagaaaaacGATACGATGTAATTCGGTTTAAAAGATCCGGcagttaataaaaaaaaaatgatcatcCCTATCTAAAAGTACTTCATAGATCAATTTGACACGACACATTCGCAAATTGCTATATGTAGTCGAGTTTGGGAGTGAAGTCAAATCTTTAATCAGCTCTTTGCTCAAAAATAGTTATTTAGTTTCGATTTCAAAACGAAATAGACAGCAAATTTATATGTTGGTTTATGGGTGACTCGAGACCTATCAAATCAAAAAAACAGACTCTAAGAACACACTTGAATTCTGCTCAAGTTTGATGCTTTAAAACATAAATCGAATAACATTCGAATCACGATCCGATTCAAAAAAGCTCAAGACCTGAATTTGTTAGCTCATGTGGCCATAACTACTTGTTACACActcgatgaaaatatttaaatttgaagCATTCATAGTAAAATTTGAGAATACAACAAACTCATGTAAGCAACTACCGCGTACATTCAATTTATGGGATGTATAATGAGTTGAGCCGACAGATGAGCCATTTGGCGCGCGTATTTTTTCACACATATGGTCATGAGTTAGATTTATGGGACGTATATCTTCacacattaattaattaagtaccatgaaattataaataatattattatttcggTGGATAAattataattgatttcaaaatataaaaaaaaaaatctgtataatataatatatgatattgtaTTTGTACGCAATGCATATTGAATCAAATAATAAAGTATAAGTTAATTAGCTTAATAAACGGCTCGAACCCGAAAATTCATGCATGAATGTTAGCCTAATTTTGTTTTAAATCCATTCAAAaacaatttatatatatatatatataattttgttatattattcACCCACCGCGCTCATCCAATGTTTTCACCATTGAAGTGACTCTCACCTATTGAATTGATGAATTAAATATCTAATAGCTGAGTGCCACCTTAATGATGGACACAGAGATGAGCACGGCTGATGGACAACATAACAAATTGAAGGGTGGTGTACACCAAAAAAAAATTGCTGAGATTAATGTAGTATTTACAATTGTCTatcaattttatttaatatttaagtaTGTACAAGTACACGGAAACACAcacatataaattatatataccaATATTGCTTTTAATCACATGGCCGCGTAGAGGAAAAGATGCCTATTTAATTTGAAACCCAAAAAGCATAAAACGGCAGCCCTTTTGAGTAGATAGATAATGCCACAGATTACTTTTAAAGGTTCTTTATGTTTTAGTGCTTTACTTTAACCAAAAGAAAAGTAAATTAATGGCCTCCTAATTCTCTATTATCTGATTAATTATCTATAATTTCTCCATTAATTTACTGATATAATTTTGAAGGTTAATGTTAATTAATCAGTCAAAAAGGGGGACAGATGCATCACCCtccttttatttattaatttattgtaCCACCTAGAGTGATGGTAGGATAGAAGCTCAAAAGAATCCAATTCAACTTATAATAACATTAATATAGAAGCCCGAGTGTGTAATTGATTTTGTGGAATACAGATAATATGATATGGTCAAGTCAATTTGCTTACTGAGGTATATAGAGGTAATGTTGATATTTGAGAAATGATCTTTTATAATGTGGTACCACATTTCAAATATTATACTCTATATGGTGAACgtattaaattatattacacACACATAGACACATATattacacacacatacatatatatatatatatatatatatatatatatagtttaattTGATCTCCTGGACAATCATCATGAGCAGCTGCATGAGCATCGGTTGACGTGACATTTTATACATCCAATAAGTGAATGACATGTCAGCTGGTGCTCATGCAGTTGTCTACGGTGATTGTCTAGGaaatcaaaactatatatatatgtatgtattttcTTTTTCGTTCAAACACTTCTTTATTCAAGTCTAACCGTAAACTTTGCATTCAAATTATTTGGTGCTCTTTGTATGTCTTTTTAGGCTATCAAAGAAGGGAGAAGTAAGCTTTTTGACTGGAATATATACACATGCTATACTCTATATATATGAAGATCGTATACGCTtgaaattcagcacccttactTATGAATACATTTGTTTGCATTTAGTATCTATCTGTTAATTAAAGTTGATACCAgatgtagcaaaaaattgatattaccgATTGGAGAGAATGTGGGTAATTTATGGAGATTTGGATAGACGGATTAATACTCGAACTGTTTCAAAGACCGAACTTCGTGGGTTGtcacctgcatcacaaagcaaagtgagtggcgcCGGGGATTGCACGGCGAaaacactccgacgctcaagtcagtatttgctcaataaaagttttagagaactggagcatgtgactattaagtgcgtaccttaataatgagaggAGTTGAGCTAGTTATAGATAGTCggagagtttcatgggcttgagcctcttatgggcttttaggaatttatgggatttgataaagtgtccaaataaatataTCAGAGTAATATGGGACCCAGATGGATTGAGTCATTGGGCTTGGGCCCCGAGAGAAAGTCAAATTGGGTATgtaacccatcataagccccccACTCTCGGGCATGTCACGTAGCGAAATGGCCGAGAGTAAGAATTTCTGGAGTAGTCTGTCGGTAGACATGTAACATGAGTTTGATAGTCTGAGTACATAAGATAATAAAGTTGGGTACGTAACCCATCATAGGCCCCTACTCTTGGCGTGTCGCGCGCTCCGAGATGACCGAGAATagaattttttgaaataattttttggaaTAATTGTAGTAGGATTGTGTTGCAATTGAATTGCAGATAGTAGGAAGCAAAGTCCTAGTTGAATAATGATTTTAGGATTGCAGTAATATTGTAGTGTAATTGAATAGGAATCAAAGTCCTGCCAGAATAATAATTGTAGAAACCCAGTAGAACTCTGGCTGGATTATCATTATAAATTGAACACCGTAGTGTTTTCATCACAATTTACTAACTcggtttttgaaattttttttaattgtagtATTCCCGTGATCTAGCTAGTCCCAAAATAAGTAGATGGAATACAATCAACTTGTTCCACATGGCAGGTATTTATTACTTTCTCTTTATGTTGCTTTTAATATTGGTACTATATTAAAATAGTCTTTTTTTCTTTCCCCATCTATTCAACGTGTCTTCAAGATTGGTGTGTATGTATCTACACGTATATTTTTGTGTAAGTGTGTATCTATCTTCCCATCCCTCTCCATGGTTCTTCATCTCCTCCCCAGTCAACAGCCGAGTTGGCGGCGGCATTCGGGAGAAGCGGCGGCGTGCGGGAGAGGTGGCGGCGAGGTTTGGCGACAGTGGCTTATATTTCCCGGCGGGTTTGCTCTTCGAGTTGCAACCATGGATTTGTGTCCATGAACAATGAATGCACCCAGATCTGAACTCGAAGGGgaacactacaacaaatatggtAATAGACAACACtccaaagacaacagtttttgtCAAAAACCGTTGTAGTTTActatttaacaacggttttcatGAAAACCGTTgtgtttgagttttttttttaaaatttacgacaacggtttctgagaaaccgttgtctttgatggctgaaagacaacggttttataaaACGTTGTGGATGAGCGCGTTTTTAAGCATCTACGATAACgctttaataaaaattgttgtatttgtttttttaaaaatatatatatatatatttccatATCACTCATTTTATTGTCTACTCTCTCTCTCA
It encodes:
- the LOC140886665 gene encoding transcription initiation factor TFIID subunit 15, which translates into the protein MSKYSGKGASMNAVVYVCNLPPGTDENMLAEHFGTIGLLKKDKRSGRPKIWLYHDKVTNEPKGDATVTYEDPHAAAAAVEWFNNKDFHGAVIGVFLAESKNKDDLGNQAGSVQGSDPIELEEAAKDLNDGGGRGRGKAWQQDGDWLCTNTSCGNVNFAFRGACNRCGTARPAGASSGGATGGGRGRGRDGQELGGQNHAVGGTGGGLFGPNDWPCPMCGNINWAKRLKCNICNTNKPGHSEGGVRGGRGGGYKELDEEEIEETKRRRREAEEDDGEMYDEFGNLKKKFRSKTQQTENALGVPGVGRAGWEVEELGTAERDRKERSRERGRERDEERVRHRSRERDRLRERDRNREYGRERERDRDRSSRYRN